The Fictibacillus arsenicus genome contains a region encoding:
- the asd gene encoding aspartate-semialdehyde dehydrogenase: MSQKSFHVAVVGATGAVGQQMLNTLSEKNFPIGKLSLLASKRSAGQVITFNGESHTIQEATPEAFEGVDLALFSAGGSVSKQLAHEAVKRGAIVVDNTSAFRMDPNVPLVVPEVNEQDLLKHNGIIANPNCSTIQMVVALQPLHEKYSLKKVIVSTYQAVSGAGAKAVEELKEQSKAVLNDEPFEASIMPCASDKKHYQIAFNAVPQIDKFEENGYTFEELKMMNETKKIMHLQNLEIAATCVRLPVETGHSESLYAEFENGNPSVHEIREVLKSAPGVTLQDQPEEQIYPMPALAAGLPDVFVGRIRKDLDRDNAYHMWVVSDNLLKGAAYNSVQIAESLIKLNLL; encoded by the coding sequence ATGAGCCAAAAATCATTTCATGTTGCCGTAGTAGGTGCAACTGGCGCAGTCGGCCAGCAGATGTTGAATACTTTAAGTGAAAAGAATTTTCCGATCGGCAAGTTATCCCTTCTTGCTAGTAAAAGGTCTGCAGGACAGGTCATTACATTTAACGGGGAATCCCATACGATACAGGAAGCAACGCCAGAAGCATTCGAAGGGGTTGATCTTGCTTTATTTTCTGCCGGTGGCTCTGTTTCTAAGCAGCTTGCACATGAGGCAGTGAAGAGAGGTGCAATCGTTGTAGATAATACGAGCGCATTCCGTATGGATCCGAACGTGCCGCTGGTTGTACCTGAAGTTAACGAACAAGATCTATTGAAGCATAATGGAATCATCGCAAATCCAAACTGTTCTACTATTCAAATGGTAGTGGCGCTTCAGCCGCTTCATGAAAAATACAGCCTTAAAAAGGTGATCGTTTCCACTTATCAGGCTGTTTCAGGAGCGGGAGCAAAAGCAGTTGAGGAACTAAAAGAGCAATCTAAAGCGGTTTTAAACGATGAGCCTTTTGAAGCATCGATCATGCCATGTGCTTCGGATAAAAAACATTATCAAATAGCGTTTAATGCAGTTCCTCAAATTGATAAATTTGAAGAGAACGGCTATACATTTGAAGAATTAAAAATGATGAATGAAACAAAGAAAATCATGCACTTGCAGAATCTGGAGATCGCTGCCACTTGTGTAAGACTGCCAGTTGAAACTGGACACTCTGAATCTTTATATGCAGAGTTTGAAAATGGCAACCCATCCGTCCATGAAATAAGAGAAGTATTAAAGTCAGCGCCAGGTGTAACATTGCAAGACCAGCCAGAAGAACAGATCTATCCGATGCCGGCTTTAGCAGCAGGATTGCCAGATGTATTCGTTGGCAGAATCCGTAAAGATTTAGATCGTGATAACGCGTACCACATGTGGGTAGTGTCAGACAATCTTTTAAAAGGCGCTGCATATAACTCAGTACAGATCGCAGAAAGTTTGATCAAGTTAAACTTGCTTTAA
- the dapG gene encoding aspartate kinase, translating to MKIIVQKFGGTSLKEDTGRSEAVRHIKKAVDEGYKVVCVVSAMGRLGDPYATDTLLSLLGENNKISNREQDLLLSCGEIISSVVFSGLLNASGLSAAALTGPQAGFRTNDDFSNARIIDMKCERIRAELENHSVVVVAGFQGQSKSGDIATLGRGGSDTSASALGAALQAEFIDIFTDVEGVMTADPRLVKDARPLSVVTYAEICNMAYQGAKVIHPRAVEIAMQAKIPLRIRSTYSDLPGTLVTSSLKGPAGKDVQESIITGIAHVSNITQIKVYANDGQYDLQTKVFKAMAQEQISVDFINISPKGVVYTIMEDKTEQALCKLKEIGYEPDVTRNCAKVSAVGAGIAGTPGVTAAIVESLSSRNIQILQSADSHTTIWVLVKKEDLIESVNALHTTFRLNEEGITTNLQEIVQQQFNEY from the coding sequence ATGAAGATTATCGTTCAAAAATTTGGAGGAACTTCTTTAAAAGAAGATACGGGCCGCTCAGAAGCAGTCCGTCATATTAAAAAAGCAGTTGATGAAGGCTATAAAGTAGTATGTGTGGTTTCTGCAATGGGAAGACTCGGTGATCCTTATGCAACAGATACTTTGTTAAGCCTGTTAGGTGAGAACAACAAAATATCCAACCGTGAACAGGATTTGCTTTTATCTTGCGGAGAAATTATTTCTTCGGTGGTATTTTCAGGTCTGCTGAATGCTTCAGGCTTATCTGCTGCTGCATTAACAGGACCACAGGCAGGTTTCCGTACGAACGACGATTTTTCTAACGCAAGAATCATTGATATGAAATGCGAACGGATTAGAGCAGAACTTGAAAATCATTCTGTAGTGGTTGTAGCTGGCTTTCAGGGTCAATCGAAGAGCGGAGATATCGCTACACTTGGAAGAGGGGGCAGCGATACGAGTGCTTCTGCACTTGGAGCGGCTCTTCAAGCAGAGTTCATTGATATCTTTACTGATGTAGAAGGAGTTATGACAGCCGATCCAAGACTTGTTAAAGATGCAAGACCTCTTTCTGTTGTGACATATGCTGAAATCTGCAACATGGCATATCAGGGAGCCAAGGTTATTCATCCAAGAGCAGTGGAAATTGCTATGCAGGCAAAAATTCCGCTTCGGATTCGTTCTACCTATTCTGACCTTCCTGGAACTCTTGTAACTTCTTCATTAAAAGGTCCAGCAGGAAAAGACGTGCAGGAATCAATCATTACTGGGATCGCCCATGTTTCTAATATTACACAGATAAAAGTCTATGCTAATGACGGCCAGTATGATCTCCAGACCAAGGTATTTAAAGCAATGGCGCAAGAACAGATATCAGTTGATTTTATTAACATCTCTCCAAAAGGTGTTGTCTACACGATCATGGAAGATAAAACTGAGCAGGCGCTGTGTAAACTAAAAGAGATCGGCTATGAACCTGATGTGACAAGAAACTGTGCAAAAGTATCAGCGGTAGGTGCTGGCATTGCAGGTACGCCAGGTGTAACAGCTGCAATCGTGGAATCTCTTTCGAGCAGAAATATCCAGATCCTCCAATCTGCTGACTCCCATACTACGATCTGGGTACTGGTTAAAAAAGAAGATTTAATTGAATCCGTAAATGCTCTTCATACAACTTTCCGCTTAAATGAAGAAGGGATTACCACAAACTTGCAAGAAATTGTACAGCAGCAGTTTAATGAGTATTGA
- the dpaB gene encoding dipicolinate synthase subunit B, which translates to MDFNGKHIGFGLTGSHCTYDAVFPQIQKLVDLGAKVTPFFTHTVMQTTTRFGAEGEWVEKIKEITGNEPVDSIVKAEPFGPKTPLDCMVIAPLTGNSISKFANAMTDSPVLMGAKATLRNQNPVVLGISTNDGLGLNGVNIMRLMATKNIYFIPFSQDDPVKKQNSLVAHMDTLIETIELALQGKQLQPVLRVID; encoded by the coding sequence ATGGATTTTAATGGGAAGCATATCGGCTTTGGATTAACCGGTTCACATTGCACCTATGATGCGGTTTTTCCTCAAATCCAAAAGCTCGTGGACCTTGGTGCAAAGGTGACGCCTTTTTTCACGCATACTGTAATGCAAACGACAACACGATTTGGTGCTGAAGGTGAATGGGTTGAAAAAATTAAGGAAATTACGGGCAATGAACCTGTGGATTCTATTGTAAAAGCTGAACCGTTTGGACCAAAGACTCCTTTGGATTGTATGGTTATCGCTCCTCTGACTGGAAATTCAATCAGTAAATTTGCCAACGCAATGACAGATTCTCCGGTACTTATGGGAGCAAAGGCAACACTTAGAAATCAGAATCCAGTAGTTCTCGGCATCTCAACCAATGATGGATTAGGTTTAAACGGTGTTAACATAATGAGACTTATGGCAACAAAGAATATATATTTCATTCCATTCAGCCAGGATGATCCCGTTAAAAAGCAGAATTCGCTCGTTGCACATATGGATACATTAATAGAAACCATCGAACTCGCTTTACAAGGTAAGCAGCTTCAGCCTGTACTCAGGGTGATAGATTAA
- the dpaA gene encoding dipicolinic acid synthetase subunit A produces MLTDLHIAVFGGDARQLEVIRKLTELNAILTLIGYDQLDHGFTGASKMDIDEVDFSKLDSIILPVSGTGLQGEIDTIFSNRKNVLTEEMLKNTRSHCQVFSGISNSYLDTITANSNRKLTKLFERDDVAIYNSIPTVEGTIMMVIQHTDITIHQSNTVVLGFGRVGMSVARTFQALGAHVKVGARKSEHMARISEMGMIPFHLDDLKNEVYETDVCINTIPTQIVNADVISKFPSHTLIVDLASKPGGTDFRYAEKRGIKALLAPGLPGIVAPKTAGKIVANVLSQLLINEFYKRKG; encoded by the coding sequence ATGTTAACGGATTTGCATATCGCTGTTTTTGGCGGCGATGCGAGGCAGCTAGAAGTAATCAGAAAATTAACAGAATTAAACGCGATACTTACACTTATTGGCTATGACCAGCTCGATCATGGTTTTACTGGCGCATCAAAAATGGATATAGATGAAGTTGATTTTTCAAAGTTAGACAGCATTATTTTGCCTGTAAGTGGAACGGGGCTGCAGGGAGAGATTGATACTATTTTCTCAAACCGGAAAAACGTTTTAACAGAAGAAATGTTGAAAAATACAAGAAGTCACTGTCAGGTTTTTTCAGGCATCAGCAATTCTTATCTTGATACGATCACAGCAAACAGCAATCGGAAGCTTACAAAACTGTTCGAAAGAGACGATGTAGCTATATATAATAGCATACCTACTGTTGAAGGTACGATTATGATGGTAATCCAGCATACAGATATAACCATTCATCAATCAAACACAGTTGTCCTTGGATTCGGCCGTGTTGGTATGAGTGTAGCAAGAACTTTTCAGGCACTAGGAGCACATGTAAAAGTAGGAGCCCGAAAATCGGAACATATGGCAAGAATTTCAGAAATGGGAATGATTCCTTTTCATTTAGATGATTTGAAAAATGAAGTTTATGAGACGGATGTATGCATCAATACGATTCCTACACAGATTGTAAATGCTGATGTCATATCAAAATTTCCGTCACATACGTTAATTGTTGACTTGGCCTCAAAACCAGGGGGTACAGATTTCCGGTATGCAGAAAAGCGGGGGATTAAAGCTTTGCTAGCTCCGGGATTACCAGGAATAGTAGCTCCTAAAACAGCAGGGAAAATTGTCGCTAATGTACTTTCGCAGCTGTTAATCAATGAATTTTATAAGCGGAAGGGGTAG